The proteins below are encoded in one region of Desulfovibrio sp. Huiquan2017:
- a CDS encoding dihydrodipicolinate synthase family protein, whose translation MSFDAFKGVIPPVSTIMNDKGEFDADGMGIFIDRLVESDVNALLFLGSAGEFSQMTNATRKQVAEFCVKRVAGRKPVIIGTGACGTAEVIELSEHAAHIGADAVIVVNPYYASMSEERLYRHYRTIAESVSIPVLMYNFPALTGQDLSPALVTRIAKDCPNVIGIKDTVDCISHIRDLIFQAKGARPDFKVICGYDEYLFTTLALGGDGGIVGTSNFAPEITCGIYKAFQEKDMAAIAELLPRLSILSQLYSLDTPFSWLLKEAVRATGSDIPTGVAAPASEPDEDVKKRFREILKQAGF comes from the coding sequence ATGTCTTTTGACGCATTCAAGGGAGTCATCCCGCCCGTTTCGACCATCATGAACGACAAGGGCGAATTCGACGCCGACGGGATGGGAATATTCATAGACAGGTTGGTCGAAAGCGACGTGAATGCGCTGCTGTTTTTGGGCAGCGCGGGAGAATTCTCCCAGATGACGAACGCCACGCGCAAACAGGTCGCGGAATTCTGCGTGAAGCGCGTGGCCGGGCGCAAGCCGGTCATCATCGGCACCGGCGCCTGCGGCACGGCGGAGGTCATCGAGCTGAGCGAGCATGCGGCCCACATCGGGGCCGACGCCGTGATCGTGGTGAATCCGTACTATGCGTCCATGAGTGAAGAGCGGCTCTACCGCCACTACCGGACCATCGCGGAGAGCGTCTCGATTCCGGTGCTGATGTACAACTTCCCGGCCTTGACCGGCCAGGATCTGTCGCCCGCGCTGGTGACGCGCATCGCCAAGGACTGCCCGAACGTGATCGGCATCAAGGACACCGTGGACTGCATCAGCCACATCCGGGACCTGATCTTTCAGGCCAAGGGCGCCCGTCCGGACTTCAAGGTCATCTGCGGATACGACGAGTATCTGTTCACGACGCTGGCCCTGGGCGGCGACGGCGGCATCGTCGGCACCTCGAACTTTGCCCCCGAGATTACTTGCGGCATCTACAAGGCCTTTCAGGAGAAGGACATGGCGGCAATCGCCGAACTGCTTCCGCGCCTGAGCATACTGTCCCAGCTCTATTCGTTGGATACGCCGTTTTCCTGGCTGCTGAAAGAAGCCGTCCGCGCGACCGGTTCGGATATCCCCACTGGCGTGGCCGCCCCGGCCAGCGAACCCGACGAAGACGTCAAGAAGCGTTTCCGGGAAATCCTCAAGCAGGCGGGCTTCTAG
- a CDS encoding SLC13 family permease → MHPVLALFLTSIGLSLAFGNTLIDSVNLINTGFGGTLKGIGVTIILGSILAMGIQDTGAATSICNFFTRLFRGRALELAPALTAYIVSIPVFGDITMVLTAPIASILSRRKKISMSSMSSFIGMGLGLTHGLVPPTPGILAIALMYGADLGLTIFWGIIISFVAFIGTWLLLRKWAAKEWIEPREDFVEGIEPAKSDSIDDIIIHEKGLPNAFMSLLPVLIPVVLITFASFAKVYMKDGGATLTFFTSVGDRVMALLLGVVFTVVLGYLKADKVKAHHLRNSGNDGASLSQILLGTWVGRGLVVALLPLLITAMGGAMGGILKSVPVVKDLGVMVADTNLLPIMIPFLTASILMTAIGSMTTAGLTAAAIVLPMLDSLGISPVAATLSIGCGTMIFSHLSDSGFWIMTQFFNLNTTQGLKYLTLPRAVSGVIGFITLSILVSMGLI, encoded by the coding sequence ATGCATCCTGTGCTCGCCCTCTTCCTGACGAGCATCGGACTCAGCCTGGCGTTTGGCAACACTCTCATCGATTCCGTTAACCTGATCAACACCGGATTCGGTGGAACCCTCAAGGGCATCGGCGTCACGATCATCCTCGGTTCGATTTTGGCCATGGGTATCCAGGACACCGGCGCGGCCACTTCGATCTGCAACTTTTTCACGCGCCTGTTCCGCGGACGGGCTCTCGAACTGGCTCCGGCGCTCACGGCGTACATCGTTTCCATCCCGGTGTTCGGCGACATCACCATGGTCCTGACCGCGCCGATCGCTTCCATCCTGTCCCGGCGCAAGAAGATTTCCATGTCCTCCATGTCCTCGTTCATCGGCATGGGCCTCGGGCTTACGCACGGCCTGGTGCCGCCCACCCCCGGCATCCTGGCCATCGCGCTGATGTACGGCGCGGATCTCGGCCTGACCATCTTCTGGGGGATCATCATTTCGTTCGTGGCCTTCATCGGAACCTGGCTGTTGCTGCGCAAGTGGGCCGCCAAGGAATGGATCGAGCCTCGGGAGGATTTCGTGGAAGGCATCGAGCCCGCCAAGTCCGATTCGATTGATGACATCATCATTCACGAGAAGGGGCTGCCCAATGCGTTCATGTCCCTGCTGCCCGTTCTGATTCCCGTGGTGCTCATCACTTTCGCCTCCTTCGCCAAAGTCTATATGAAGGACGGCGGCGCGACCCTGACTTTCTTCACCTCCGTGGGCGACAGGGTTATGGCCCTGCTGCTGGGCGTCGTGTTCACCGTCGTGCTCGGCTACCTCAAGGCCGACAAGGTCAAGGCCCACCATCTTCGCAACTCCGGCAATGACGGCGCGAGCCTGAGCCAGATCCTTCTCGGCACCTGGGTCGGACGCGGCCTCGTGGTCGCGCTGCTGCCCTTGCTGATCACCGCCATGGGCGGCGCCATGGGCGGCATCCTGAAAAGCGTTCCCGTGGTCAAGGACCTGGGCGTCATGGTCGCGGACACCAATCTGCTGCCCATCATGATTCCCTTCCTGACCGCCTCCATCCTGATGACGGCCATCGGTTCCATGACCACCGCGGGCCTGACCGCCGCCGCCATCGTCCTGCCCATGCTGGACTCCCTGGGGATCTCCCCGGTGGCCGCCACGCTGTCCATCGGTTGCGGCACCATGATCTTCAGCCACCTGAGCGACAGCGGCTTCTGGATCATGACCCAGTTCTTCAACCTGAACACGACCCAGGGCCTGAAGTACCTGACCCTTCCGCGCGCCGTCAGCGGCGTGATCGGATTCATTACGCTGTCGATCCTCGTTTCGATGGGGCTGATCTAG